In Thermotoga sp. Ku-13t, one genomic interval encodes:
- a CDS encoding diguanylate cyclase gives MRLIRLLRQTYSGDEFLILEQETYKRLKIVPKEAVGDKAEELADFLTKLSRLKHPAIMPIEGFDFRSETPQIFFAYFGGEDIDFLEPQEAERFAGFLLSLLRELIHYGMAIPVIGLQDFLKRDEDFYMIAPCWRNPRKFPKQEIFIAPEFASYGESSIASTAYVFGKLILSLSKDESIKDIVSKFTQEEPSERKLHFVVAANSLGGLSGRVRIRPVVLARREETEILDLIKNLKPKLNTILIYGPQRSGKTTLLSLLIDDFRRMGMPAVWVTSVENLVMDLVQLLDNETYSSLDETTKNNISRLMSLEQLFSDEAILTVAKLLTRMWPIVFLVDDAHEMSTSVKILFKQLGEYVYPQGHILLLSSIQDETDIHVDFRVQVNPLSFEEALKLVSQSLAIGEKNIPQEFVQWLYTVTQGLAGKITQVLKVLAKENKLSVSGDSLHMDETFLTSNFNDVLGLSVEKYKSTKTAFLSLCGEKFSPVEIQVLCEAIDLEKEELGRSLRNLMNDGLIYFENDRFRFTLPELWRSLYESVERSIRDRVHSSLALKAPSYEKRAWHLRMLGKAVSAAAMYLRAARKEIDSYGAVSAALDYISKAQEFLKDRTSYALTSLKFKVLSIKGEPKSLKQFSEELKTVGKFSFFRYAALVVAGEVDEAMKLEQKIDFKGKTPYSELFKLGYKVRRMLRTGQKIDQETIRRLSFLVAQLSNLPLHNKLKASALTLIARARGIESIQALELLNTAKLLAEEGRFYDVLAETLLLLGTRLTAAPEAQRLFEQVVEIANRIGSHDLMMVALSNMMWMNLYRGETEKMFVAIHRLRELSKMVDSTATEAYTYFVEAQYHAYNKQLEEALEDLERERSIEKQLGIEERGLRATVAAYALNGHLEEARKLVKENIDNPALNNPTFVEFRDLILAESDEDLLKAWKRFVNKDHLYWMQEACQTFGARIALLDRDSFFRFAERLERSAIKDGTFLSLAQVLEGMALAYKALGEELMALNYAERAVTIYRTHGFDSAAEWLEQKVGMTSAMSRLVRLFDTTRIDEGDVRSMMKELRSLLKSFIDAHAVTQYALDTLKVADFQDDLKSILDFLLSRMMNILPINSAALMLVDGSGKIVEFSAFNVRDIPQKLVSSYEPFEVYHVVQLEHNYRLHMYLANRSLFVNRAQGENLMKIILNLQEVAAHILRNAISYRRSITDPLTGLYTRWYFLRRLREEFERVKRYGGSFSVVMADIDDFKKINDTYGHRIGDEVLKFIASLMRSHTRSTDILGRYGGEEFIMILPNTDKESAALVCEKILRNMFSMNPFDFKVTMSFGVAGYPEDDVFEPDELIALADKAMYTSKERGKACVTIYR, from the coding sequence ATGAGACTGATTAGGCTCTTGAGGCAGACTTACAGCGGGGATGAATTTCTGATTCTCGAACAGGAGACTTACAAGAGGCTGAAAATTGTACCCAAGGAGGCCGTAGGTGATAAAGCAGAGGAGCTTGCAGATTTTCTCACGAAGTTGTCGCGTTTGAAACATCCTGCGATCATGCCGATCGAGGGTTTCGATTTCCGTTCTGAAACGCCTCAGATTTTCTTCGCCTACTTTGGTGGGGAAGATATCGATTTTCTTGAACCACAAGAGGCCGAACGGTTCGCCGGGTTCTTGCTGAGCTTGTTGAGGGAGCTCATACACTACGGGATGGCAATTCCGGTCATTGGTCTGCAGGACTTTTTGAAAAGGGACGAAGATTTTTACATGATCGCCCCGTGCTGGCGCAATCCTAGGAAATTTCCCAAGCAAGAAATCTTCATCGCGCCGGAATTTGCAAGCTATGGTGAGTCTTCCATCGCTTCGACTGCCTACGTGTTTGGCAAGTTGATCCTCTCGCTTTCGAAAGACGAATCCATAAAGGATATAGTGAGCAAGTTCACCCAAGAAGAACCATCGGAAAGAAAATTACACTTTGTGGTCGCGGCGAACTCTCTTGGTGGACTGTCAGGACGTGTCAGGATCAGGCCAGTGGTTCTCGCACGACGTGAGGAAACGGAGATCCTGGACCTGATTAAAAATCTCAAACCCAAACTCAACACGATCCTGATCTACGGGCCTCAGAGGAGTGGGAAGACCACCCTGTTGAGTTTGCTCATTGACGATTTTCGTCGCATGGGCATGCCCGCCGTCTGGGTAACGAGCGTGGAAAACCTCGTGATGGACCTGGTTCAGCTGCTGGATAACGAAACTTACTCGAGCTTGGATGAGACAACCAAGAATAACATATCGAGGCTCATGTCGTTGGAGCAGCTTTTTTCCGATGAGGCGATCCTGACCGTTGCAAAGCTGCTGACCAGGATGTGGCCCATCGTCTTTCTGGTTGACGATGCACACGAAATGAGTACAAGTGTGAAGATACTGTTCAAACAGCTCGGAGAATATGTTTATCCTCAGGGCCACATTCTGCTTTTGAGTTCCATACAGGACGAAACGGATATACACGTCGATTTCAGGGTACAAGTTAATCCGTTGAGTTTCGAAGAAGCGCTGAAGCTGGTCAGTCAGTCGCTGGCGATCGGTGAGAAAAATATTCCACAGGAATTCGTTCAATGGTTGTACACCGTCACTCAGGGTCTGGCAGGAAAGATCACACAGGTGCTGAAGGTCCTGGCCAAGGAGAACAAGCTGAGTGTTTCAGGGGACAGTCTGCACATGGATGAAACCTTTCTCACGAGCAACTTCAACGATGTGCTTGGGCTGTCGGTGGAAAAGTACAAATCGACGAAGACGGCTTTTCTAAGTCTGTGCGGAGAAAAATTCTCTCCTGTAGAAATTCAAGTGCTCTGCGAAGCGATCGATCTGGAGAAAGAAGAACTGGGCCGTTCTCTGCGAAATCTGATGAACGACGGTCTGATTTACTTCGAAAACGATAGATTCAGATTCACTCTGCCTGAGCTCTGGCGATCGTTGTACGAGAGCGTTGAGCGATCGATTCGCGACAGGGTACACAGTTCTCTGGCTCTGAAAGCCCCAAGCTATGAAAAGAGGGCATGGCACCTCAGGATGCTGGGCAAAGCCGTGTCCGCCGCGGCGATGTACCTGAGAGCTGCCAGGAAAGAGATCGACTCTTATGGAGCCGTTTCCGCCGCGCTGGACTACATAAGCAAAGCTCAGGAATTTTTGAAAGACAGAACGAGTTACGCACTGACCAGTTTGAAGTTCAAAGTGCTCAGTATCAAAGGTGAGCCAAAGAGTTTGAAGCAGTTCAGTGAGGAACTCAAAACTGTGGGAAAATTCTCGTTTTTCCGTTATGCCGCACTCGTAGTGGCGGGCGAAGTGGACGAGGCCATGAAGCTCGAACAGAAAATAGATTTCAAAGGGAAGACACCTTACTCCGAGCTGTTCAAACTTGGCTACAAAGTTCGCAGAATGCTCAGAACAGGTCAGAAGATCGATCAGGAAACCATCAGAAGATTGTCGTTTCTGGTTGCACAACTGTCGAATTTGCCTTTGCACAATAAATTGAAGGCCAGCGCGCTGACGCTGATTGCTCGTGCGCGGGGCATCGAATCCATCCAAGCACTCGAGCTTCTGAACACGGCAAAGTTGCTCGCTGAAGAAGGGCGGTTCTACGACGTGCTCGCAGAAACGCTTTTGCTTCTTGGTACCCGCTTGACTGCCGCCCCTGAAGCTCAGAGGCTCTTCGAGCAGGTGGTGGAGATCGCAAACAGGATTGGTTCTCACGATCTCATGATGGTTGCACTGAGCAACATGATGTGGATGAATCTGTACAGGGGCGAAACAGAAAAGATGTTCGTGGCGATACACCGGCTCAGGGAACTTTCAAAAATGGTTGATAGCACCGCAACGGAGGCCTACACGTACTTCGTTGAAGCCCAGTACCATGCGTACAACAAACAGCTCGAAGAAGCTCTGGAAGATCTGGAGAGGGAAAGATCGATAGAGAAGCAGCTTGGGATTGAAGAGCGTGGGTTGAGGGCAACGGTTGCTGCCTACGCACTGAACGGACACCTGGAAGAAGCAAGAAAACTGGTGAAAGAAAACATCGATAATCCCGCTCTGAACAATCCAACGTTTGTTGAGTTCAGAGACCTGATACTCGCTGAAAGTGACGAAGATTTGTTGAAAGCCTGGAAAAGATTCGTCAATAAGGATCATCTGTACTGGATGCAGGAAGCCTGCCAGACATTCGGTGCGAGAATTGCTCTGCTTGACAGAGATTCGTTCTTCAGATTCGCTGAAAGGCTTGAGAGATCTGCCATAAAAGATGGAACATTCCTTTCGCTCGCCCAGGTGCTTGAAGGCATGGCTCTGGCTTACAAAGCCCTCGGTGAAGAGTTGATGGCTTTGAACTACGCGGAAAGGGCCGTCACGATCTACAGGACCCACGGGTTCGATTCTGCGGCCGAATGGCTCGAGCAAAAAGTGGGCATGACCTCGGCGATGAGCAGACTCGTGCGATTGTTTGATACCACAAGGATAGACGAGGGAGACGTAAGATCGATGATGAAAGAGTTGAGGTCGCTGCTGAAAAGTTTCATCGATGCACATGCTGTGACGCAGTACGCGCTCGACACGCTCAAGGTCGCCGACTTTCAAGATGATTTGAAGTCGATTCTGGATTTTTTGCTCTCGAGGATGATGAACATCCTTCCCATCAACTCGGCGGCGCTGATGTTGGTGGACGGTTCTGGGAAGATCGTCGAATTTTCCGCCTTCAACGTGAGAGACATTCCGCAGAAGTTGGTATCGTCGTACGAACCGTTTGAGGTTTACCACGTGGTCCAGCTCGAGCACAATTACAGATTGCACATGTACCTGGCGAACAGGTCTCTGTTCGTGAACAGGGCACAGGGTGAAAATCTGATGAAGATCATTCTGAACCTCCAGGAAGTTGCGGCGCACATTCTGAGGAACGCGATTTCCTACAGACGCAGCATCACGGACCCTCTCACAGGCCTCTACACCAGGTGGTACTTCCTCCGCAGGCTACGCGAGGAGTTCGAAAGAGTTAAAAGGTACGGCGGCAGCTTCTCCGTCGTCATGGCAGACATAGACGATTTCAAAAAGATAAACGATACCTACGGTCACAGGATCGGCGATGAGGTGCTCAAGTTCATCGCTTCTCTGATGAGGAGTCACACTCGCTCAACGGACATACTGGGTCGATACGGTGGAGAGGAATTCATAATGATATTGCCGAACACGGATAAAGAAAGTGCCGCGCTGGTTTGTGAAAAGATACTGCGCAACATGTTCTCCATGAATCCGTTCGATTTCAAGGTAACCATGAGTTTCGGTGTAGCTGGTTATCCGGAGGACGATGTGTTCGAACCGGACGAACTCATCGCTCTGGCAGACAAAGCCATGTACACATCTAAGGAAAGGGGTAAGGCCTGTGTCACCATCTACAGATGA
- the rnr gene encoding ribonuclease R → MILSLFKADSKYTLKAIYKALKVKSKADKRIVRDIVKQLSEEGLLIRDGKGYYHSAESSNLVSGTIEFSRRGTIAFVTTEDGKEIAVPIEFTSGAIHGDRVLVEIVGRWRNLPMGKVVRVLKRSKERIVGVLELRRAFAFIAPDDPKIIYDFYVPVECIGGARPGQRVVARIIKWPKKGRNPEACVETVLGNVDDPRTDIPAVMAKYDLTDRFPDEVLEELKQLPDDVTEKDIEGRLDLRDEIIFTIDGEDAKDFDDAVSIKKLPKGRYLLGVHIADVSHYVKEGSALDREAFRRGTSVYLLDTVVPMLPFKLSNNLCSLVEGKDRLTFTVEMIIDNEGQLLDFTISPSVIKSKKRLTYTIVNRLLGGDESVECALGKEISNALRTMHELSMILRQARKARGAITDIEGGEVEVVMNEKGEVLDIVPRKRGPGEILIEEFMIKANETVAEIFHNAGLPFVYRVHEEPDPDTIMQLKEYVEALGVKLRFPKTIHPSILQKVLELVKNHPLRSSVEKLMVRSMKRAMYSPTNIGHFGLASYAYTHFTSPIRRYPDLVVHRLLKLYLRQGNRFTEKQIEFYSKLLPKIAEHCSKRERIADEAEWDLLAMKKVEYISKHMDEIFEAVVTNVTRFGLFVEIPEKLISGLVHVSTLDDYYIYDERKNILVGERTGRIFKIGDMLGVRVLRADKITGEIDFELVEEKKNVDKGDSRN, encoded by the coding sequence TTGATTCTTTCTCTTTTCAAAGCCGACAGCAAGTACACCTTGAAAGCGATTTACAAGGCGCTCAAGGTGAAATCGAAAGCTGATAAACGCATTGTCAGGGATATCGTGAAACAACTTTCAGAGGAAGGTTTGCTGATCAGGGATGGGAAGGGGTACTATCACTCAGCAGAATCGAGCAACCTCGTTTCCGGAACGATCGAATTTTCAAGGAGGGGTACCATAGCGTTCGTCACCACCGAAGATGGAAAAGAGATCGCGGTACCGATCGAATTTACCTCGGGCGCGATACATGGCGACAGAGTGCTGGTTGAAATCGTTGGCCGATGGCGAAACCTGCCGATGGGAAAAGTTGTGCGCGTTCTGAAGCGTAGCAAGGAGAGAATCGTGGGCGTTCTCGAGCTGAGGAGGGCCTTCGCCTTCATCGCTCCGGACGACCCGAAGATTATCTACGATTTCTACGTTCCTGTCGAGTGCATAGGTGGTGCGAGGCCGGGCCAGCGTGTCGTCGCCAGGATCATCAAATGGCCGAAGAAGGGAAGAAATCCTGAGGCGTGTGTGGAAACTGTTCTGGGCAATGTGGACGATCCAAGAACGGATATACCTGCCGTGATGGCGAAGTACGATCTCACAGACAGATTCCCGGACGAGGTACTTGAGGAGTTGAAACAGTTACCTGACGACGTGACGGAAAAGGACATCGAAGGCAGACTCGATCTGAGGGATGAGATCATCTTCACGATAGACGGTGAAGATGCAAAAGATTTCGATGATGCAGTATCGATAAAGAAGCTTCCGAAAGGAAGGTACCTGCTCGGTGTTCACATCGCCGACGTGTCCCATTACGTGAAGGAAGGCTCGGCGCTCGACAGAGAAGCCTTTCGCAGAGGAACGAGCGTTTATCTTCTGGATACAGTTGTGCCCATGTTGCCTTTCAAGCTTTCGAACAATCTGTGCAGCCTAGTGGAAGGGAAGGATCGTCTCACCTTCACCGTCGAGATGATCATCGACAACGAAGGACAGTTGCTGGATTTCACCATTTCCCCGAGCGTCATAAAGAGCAAGAAGAGACTGACCTACACGATCGTGAACAGACTGCTTGGGGGCGACGAATCGGTTGAGTGTGCTCTGGGGAAGGAGATTTCGAACGCTTTGAGAACGATGCACGAACTTTCCATGATCCTGAGACAGGCCCGGAAGGCTCGTGGTGCGATAACTGATATAGAGGGTGGAGAAGTTGAAGTTGTGATGAACGAAAAGGGTGAGGTTCTGGACATAGTGCCCAGGAAGAGGGGACCGGGGGAGATATTGATCGAAGAATTCATGATAAAGGCGAACGAAACGGTGGCGGAGATTTTTCACAACGCGGGTCTTCCATTCGTCTACAGAGTTCACGAAGAGCCGGATCCGGATACGATAATGCAGTTGAAAGAATACGTGGAAGCGCTCGGTGTGAAGCTGAGGTTTCCAAAGACGATCCATCCGAGCATCCTTCAGAAAGTGCTCGAGCTGGTCAAGAATCACCCACTGCGTTCCAGCGTAGAGAAACTGATGGTCAGATCCATGAAGCGTGCCATGTATTCACCAACGAACATTGGACACTTCGGACTGGCATCGTACGCGTACACGCATTTCACTTCCCCGATCAGAAGGTATCCAGACCTGGTTGTCCACCGTTTGTTGAAGCTCTATTTGAGACAGGGTAACAGGTTCACTGAAAAGCAGATCGAATTCTATTCGAAGCTTTTACCCAAGATTGCCGAACACTGCAGCAAGCGTGAGAGGATCGCGGATGAAGCCGAATGGGACCTGCTGGCGATGAAGAAGGTGGAGTACATAAGCAAACACATGGACGAGATCTTTGAGGCTGTCGTCACGAACGTCACACGCTTCGGTCTCTTCGTCGAGATACCTGAGAAACTGATCTCAGGTTTGGTGCACGTATCTACACTCGATGATTACTATATCTACGACGAGAGGAAAAACATCCTCGTGGGAGAAAGGACCGGAAGGATCTTTAAGATAGGCGACATGCTCGGAGTGAGAGTTTTGAGGGCGGACAAGATCACCGGGGAGATAGATTTCGAACTGGTGGAGGAGAAGAAGAATGTGGATAAAGGAGATTCAAGGAACTGA
- a CDS encoding alpha/beta hydrolase, protein MWIKEIQGTEGHVVVVHGLGEHAKRYRWLVELLSPRYGITLFDLPGHGESEGKRGHAAFSQIFMIIDELVSRHPNSFLMGHSLGGLIAIRYAELRNNIKGLIVTSPALHLPNSSFALRAIASVFSLLAPGLSFDNGIDPNDLSTNPDAVQRYVSDPLVHRKISAKLVADLFKHSRLAIEEAHRINVPCFVAVGSEDRVTLPNGAKEFFERLKVEDKVLKVYEGAYHELFEDTKNAEKFKADLLNWIDSHC, encoded by the coding sequence ATGTGGATAAAGGAGATTCAAGGAACTGAAGGCCATGTGGTCGTTGTGCACGGCCTCGGTGAACATGCGAAGCGTTACCGATGGCTTGTTGAGTTACTCTCACCCAGATACGGCATCACACTGTTCGATCTACCTGGTCACGGAGAAAGTGAAGGAAAACGGGGCCACGCAGCTTTCTCACAGATATTCATGATCATCGATGAGTTGGTTTCAAGACATCCTAACAGTTTTCTCATGGGTCACAGCCTCGGTGGCTTGATCGCCATCAGGTACGCGGAACTGAGGAACAACATCAAAGGCTTGATAGTCACCTCACCCGCTCTTCATCTTCCAAACAGTAGCTTTGCTTTGAGGGCGATCGCTTCGGTGTTTTCTTTACTGGCACCTGGCCTGAGCTTCGACAACGGCATAGATCCGAACGATCTTTCCACAAATCCAGATGCGGTACAGAGATACGTGTCTGATCCGCTCGTGCACAGAAAAATCTCTGCAAAACTCGTCGCCGATCTTTTCAAACACAGCAGGTTGGCGATAGAAGAAGCTCACAGAATAAACGTACCATGTTTCGTTGCGGTGGGCAGTGAGGACAGAGTGACCCTTCCGAATGGAGCGAAGGAATTTTTCGAAAGATTGAAGGTTGAAGACAAAGTTCTGAAGGTCTATGAAGGCGCGTACCACGAGCTGTTCGAAGATACAAAAAACGCTGAAAAATTCAAGGCAGATCTTCTCAACTGGATCGATTCACATTGTTGA
- a CDS encoding M23 family metallopeptidase, translating to MNVRRTLCFLLLISLFAIAVGGYLTVTYIVQQGDTLYDIARKFKVSPSTILDWNNVNPLRLSPGQRLVIPQPEGLIYTVKKGDTLYSIAKSFFTSVADLKLANDLSSDNIVVGQKIFVPINSIGKAFNTEKGYIWPTYGVISSPFGWRRHPITKQMSFHSGIDIAAPEGTPVFASAPGTVIFAGEKVGYGLLVEVKGSREIFRYAHLSKITVYVGQRVERGTLIGRVGSTGVSTGPHLHFEIEVLNKGETVNPLAYLPSSTKVYVLTETTEGMGGE from the coding sequence ATGAACGTGCGAAGAACTCTTTGCTTTTTGCTGTTGATCTCGCTTTTTGCCATCGCTGTTGGGGGGTATCTGACCGTAACTTACATCGTGCAACAGGGTGATACACTCTACGACATCGCTCGAAAATTCAAAGTCTCTCCTTCGACTATCCTGGATTGGAACAATGTGAATCCACTCAGACTTTCTCCCGGTCAGAGACTGGTGATACCGCAACCGGAAGGATTGATATACACCGTAAAGAAAGGTGATACGCTCTATTCCATAGCGAAATCGTTTTTCACGTCTGTGGCCGATTTGAAGTTGGCAAACGATCTGAGCTCTGACAACATCGTCGTGGGTCAAAAGATCTTCGTTCCCATCAACTCGATAGGTAAGGCGTTCAACACGGAGAAAGGCTACATCTGGCCCACTTACGGTGTGATCTCTTCTCCTTTTGGCTGGAGAAGACATCCGATAACCAAGCAGATGTCTTTCCATTCTGGCATAGACATAGCGGCACCGGAGGGTACTCCGGTTTTTGCCTCAGCACCAGGTACCGTCATCTTTGCAGGTGAAAAGGTTGGTTACGGTCTTCTGGTGGAGGTGAAAGGCTCAAGAGAGATTTTCAGATACGCACATCTGTCGAAAATCACCGTGTACGTCGGTCAGAGGGTTGAGAGAGGCACGTTGATAGGGCGCGTTGGCAGCACTGGAGTTAGTACGGGGCCGCATCTACATTTTGAGATCGAAGTTCTGAACAAAGGAGAAACCGTGAATCCTTTAGCCTACCTGCCTTCTTCAACGAAGGTTTACGTTCTGACGGAAACCACGGAAGGTATGGGTGGCGAATGA
- a CDS encoding chemotaxis response regulator protein-glutamate methylesterase, translating into MAQKIRVVVVDDSAFMRMVLKDIIDSQPDMQVVGVAKDGLEALQIIEEKKPDVVTLDVEMPKMNGIEVLKRIAQKYPIRVIMVSSLTEEGADITITALTLGAVDFLTKPSGSTSLTFREVADALLTKIRNAMLVDPKNLFARQIAKPALTAPKKISLGNKAVVIGASTGGPKSLDLIIPALPENFPAPVFLVQHMPPVFTKSLAMRLNSISKLTVKEAEDGEIVKKGTVYVAPGDFHMGIRMVNSNVQVFLDKSEKINNVRPAVDFTLMKVAEIYKANTIAVILTGMGRDGTKGAFMVKYYGGKVIAEHESTCVVYGMPKAVVEEGYADHVLPADKIAEKLIELV; encoded by the coding sequence ATGGCGCAAAAGATAAGAGTCGTCGTTGTTGATGATTCCGCCTTCATGAGGATGGTTTTGAAGGACATCATCGATTCTCAACCTGACATGCAGGTAGTCGGTGTTGCCAAAGATGGCCTTGAGGCGCTTCAGATCATAGAAGAGAAAAAACCGGACGTCGTCACGCTGGATGTTGAGATGCCGAAGATGAATGGAATAGAGGTGCTGAAGAGGATCGCGCAGAAATATCCCATCAGAGTCATCATGGTCAGCAGCCTGACTGAAGAGGGCGCCGACATAACGATAACCGCGTTGACGTTAGGTGCGGTGGATTTTCTAACCAAACCCTCGGGTTCGACCTCGTTGACGTTCCGTGAAGTTGCAGATGCCTTGCTGACAAAGATAAGGAACGCGATGCTCGTTGATCCTAAGAATCTCTTCGCAAGGCAGATCGCCAAACCTGCCCTGACAGCACCGAAGAAAATCTCTCTTGGTAACAAAGCGGTGGTCATCGGTGCTTCAACGGGTGGGCCAAAATCGCTCGATCTGATAATACCAGCCCTGCCGGAGAACTTTCCAGCTCCTGTATTCTTGGTGCAGCACATGCCACCCGTGTTCACCAAGTCTCTCGCAATGAGACTCAATTCGATATCCAAATTGACTGTTAAGGAAGCAGAGGATGGTGAGATCGTTAAGAAAGGTACGGTCTACGTCGCACCGGGTGATTTTCACATGGGTATTCGAATGGTCAACTCAAACGTGCAGGTGTTCCTTGACAAGTCCGAAAAGATCAACAACGTCAGGCCGGCCGTGGATTTCACACTAATGAAAGTTGCGGAGATCTACAAGGCCAACACCATCGCGGTGATACTGACGGGTATGGGTAGAGATGGAACCAAAGGAGCGTTCATGGTAAAGTACTACGGTGGGAAGGTCATAGCTGAACATGAGTCCACGTGCGTTGTCTACGGCATGCCGAAAGCGGTCGTCGAGGAAGGATACGCCGATCATGTTCTGCCTGCCGACAAGATAGCCGAAAAACTGATCGAGTTGGTTTGA
- a CDS encoding diacylglycerol kinase family protein yields the protein MLSSFVHAVEGFVEAIERERNLRIHFVIGSAVMVLAYTLKLTTSELLWIIFAVFSVIGMELLNTLVESIMDLYETRPNPTVKFVKDIAAGIVLWYSLFAVVVGVIILGRALFNWDHSIGKLIALIFVLIFPIVSLIWRLSNLWRKR from the coding sequence GTGTTATCATCGTTTGTCCACGCAGTCGAAGGATTCGTCGAAGCGATCGAAAGAGAAAGGAATTTGAGAATACACTTCGTGATTGGTTCGGCCGTCATGGTACTCGCATACACCTTGAAACTCACAACCAGCGAGTTACTGTGGATCATCTTTGCGGTTTTCTCGGTCATCGGTATGGAACTGCTCAACACGCTCGTCGAATCGATCATGGATCTGTACGAAACGAGGCCGAATCCAACCGTCAAGTTTGTGAAGGATATCGCAGCCGGAATCGTTCTGTGGTATTCTCTCTTTGCAGTGGTAGTGGGTGTGATAATCTTGGGAAGAGCCCTGTTCAACTGGGACCATTCAATTGGAAAACTCATTGCGTTGATCTTCGTCCTGATCTTCCCTATCGTGTCGTTGATATGGAGGTTATCGAACTTATGGCGCAAAAGATAA